Below is a genomic region from Tissierellales bacterium.
ACAGTATAAAAAAAGCTATTAAAGCAAATATTAATTTCTTACTCACGGAGACACTCCTTTCACATTTATATATTATGTATATTATAGCATTTATATAATATACCATAACTTAATTCTTATTATCTTTATAGAAGTGAATTGTTCAATCTACACTTGAGTTAATAATGTCGGTATATAAAAAATCAAATTACTAATAAGCTATACTTATATTAACTAGTTGTCAAAAATTTATTACCAAAAAAATAATAAACCCCTAAAAAGGGGTTTATATGTTCTTATATGCAGTTCCCGTAACCATAACTACCAATGCTGAACCTTGTTGCATATTAGTTATAGCATATTGTACATTTAAAACTCCATCTGCTTCTAGTGCATCTGCCTCTCTTTGTAATCTTTCTAAAGCTTGATTCTTCGCATCCTCTATCATTTCTGTATAGCCTTTCAATTCTCCACCAGCTAAGTTCTTAAAAGCAGCTCCTAAATCTTTACCAAAATGTTTTGAAAATACTACTGTCCCATCAACTATTCCTAGTAATTCTACCTGGTTTCCTGGTAAGATAGGCAGATTTGTTATAAGCATAAACATCACTCCTTCTTATAATCCTAGAATCCATATTATATCTTATTCCTCATATCTTATCCTTAGAAACATTATTATTAACACTTTCCCACAATACTTTCCATTCTTTGTTTTTCTTCTGCATTAAAGCAATTTTTGCTTCCATTTCACCTTTTTCATCAATAAATTCAACAATAGTAGTTCCATCTACCATTTCTCCAACTTTAGTACTATAAACAATTCCTTTAAGCTTTTCATTCATATGCATTAATGCATACCTTTCTACATCATCTTCCCAATCGTTATAGCTTTTATAGGTAATATCCTCAACTATTATTTTCGTTGAATTTTCTTTCATTACCTTATAAGATAGATTTAAATTATTAAAAATCAAGATGAATAATAAAACTATTCCCGTCCTTTTTATAATACTATTATTCTTCTTCAAAGACCTCCCCCCAATTAAATTTTAGTTCAACTATTGGAGTACATTTTCATAAATATCTATATATTTATTAATTTCATTATTTTCCAAACCCCTAATATAAGCTTTATATTGATATCCTTTTATCCCTAAAAAAACTTATTACAAAATTATAAATCTATTTTATTCTCAATTAAATGTCCTGTACCTAAAAACAATATTATACCCATAATTATCCTAAATAAATTACCTGTGATACTTAGATATCCACTACCATCTATATTAAAGAACATTCCCTCGTTACCCACATGAAGTTCGCTATAATAATTCATCACCCGTGAAGTGATTATCTTCCAATTGTTTAAATCTAAATATACTGGAATGGCATTAGCTATTTTAATTTCAAAATATGCTATTAATCCAATTAATACTAAGAATATAATAAACCACAATCCACCTATCTTTTTGTTTCTCAATGTAACTCTACTTAAAGTCATGGAAAAATAAATAAAAATTAATGTTGTTATTCCTATAATTGAGAAAGTTAAAATTACTATAAATGCGATCTTACCATCAATATAAGAAAGTGCTATCCTTAATTCTTCTAATAATTCTGATACCCCCATGCCAGTTTCTCTAGTAGCAAAAGATAACATCATAATAAAATTATATATAAAAGTTACAGCACCTATTAATAGAAACCAAAGTAAAGCTACAATAAGTTTGGCCCCTAGAACTTGATTCCCTGTTAAGGGTAGAGAAAATGTTAAATATCCTCTATCCTCATATAGCTCTTTTCTAAAAGAACCTACTATATAGAAAAAAGCTGATAGAAAGGTTCCAAATATTATCATAGAAGCAAGTCCTGCCACAATAGATGCTTCTTGTCTAGCTACATAAGTATATAATATAGTAGTAGCTATTAACACTATAGCTAATATTCCTAAAATAACCTTGTAAGTTCCCTTTATTTCATATTTCATTAATTTCCCCATCATTATCCTCCTATTTACTAAATACTTTCTTAGCCGAATATTTCTTTATATAATTCATCAATGGATTTACCTTTTTCTTCCCTTAGTTCTTCAGCATTACCTGAAAGAACAATTTCTCCTTCACTAAGAAATACTACTTCATCAAATATTCTTTCTATATCCCTGACTAAATGAGTAGTTATAATCATAGAACTATCCTCATTATAATTATTTATAATTGCATCAAGTATTTGATCCCTAGCTACTGGGTCTACCCCAGCTATAGGCTCGTCTAAAATATATAGTTTAGCATTTCTAGACAATACTAAAGTCAAGTTTAATTTTTCTGTCATACCCTTAGATAAAGCATCGACTTTTAAATCCTTGCTAAGTTTCATAAACTTTAACAATTCCTCTGCTTTTTTCATATCAAAATCAGCATAGAAATCATTGTAGAATTCTATTGCATCTTCTACGGTCATCCATTTATATAGAAAATTCCTATCTGGTAAATATGATACTACAGCCTTCGTTTCTGCTCCAGGTTTATGTCCATCTACAAGAATTTCACCTTTTGATGCCCTTAAAAGACCTGTTGCTATTTTTATAAAAGTAGTTTTTCCACTTCCATTTGGTCCTAATATACCTACTACTTTGCCTTTTTCAATATCTAAGTTTACATTATTCAAAGCCTTCTTATTAATGTATTTCTTAGAAAGCCACTTTGCCTCTAAAATTTTATCCATTACTCTACCCCCCCATTAATTTCATCTAATATTATTTCAACAATTTCCTTTTGACTAAACCCCAACCCTTCCATTTCCTGTATAAAATTATTAATAATTTCTTCTGCCATACTTTTTTTAAGGCTCATTACAATGTTTTCATCTTCTGCAACAAAAGTACCCATTCCCCTTTGAGTATAAACAAGGTCTTCTCTTTCTAGTTCCTGATAGGACCTTTGTACTGTATTAGGATTTACTCGTAGCTCCTTTGAAAGTTCTCTAACTGATGGCAATTGCTCACCTCCACCTATTTCTCCAATAGCAATTTTTGTTTTTAAATAATCCATAATTTGCATATATACAGGCAGTTTGTCATGAAATTTCAACTTCTCACCTCCAAAATGAAGAAGTACACTAGTGTCTTGTTAATATAATACACTAGTATAGACTCACTGTCAAATATTTATTTTTATTTTTCCAAAATTAAATAGGTGGAATTTATCCACCTATTTATAGTGCTATCCAGCTCTTTCTATATACGTAACTATTGCTAAATATATATTCCCCTCCCGATTATATTCGATATCTACTACCTCTAGTATATCCTTTTCATTATCGTCAATCCAACTGCCTACCTCTTCTTTTAAATGGGCCCCATCTTCATAGGATACAAAAGATTTAAATTTCATTTTTT
It encodes:
- a CDS encoding GntR family transcriptional regulator; translated protein: MKFHDKLPVYMQIMDYLKTKIAIGEIGGGEQLPSVRELSKELRVNPNTVQRSYQELEREDLVYTQRGMGTFVAEDENIVMSLKKSMAEEIINNFIQEMEGLGFSQKEIVEIILDEINGGVE
- a CDS encoding YbjQ family protein; translated protein: MLITNLPILPGNQVELLGIVDGTVVFSKHFGKDLGAAFKNLAGGELKGYTEMIEDAKNQALERLQREADALEADGVLNVQYAITNMQQGSALVVMVTGTAYKNI
- a CDS encoding ABC transporter ATP-binding protein, which encodes MDKILEAKWLSKKYINKKALNNVNLDIEKGKVVGILGPNGSGKTTFIKIATGLLRASKGEILVDGHKPGAETKAVVSYLPDRNFLYKWMTVEDAIEFYNDFYADFDMKKAEELLKFMKLSKDLKVDALSKGMTEKLNLTLVLSRNAKLYILDEPIAGVDPVARDQILDAIINNYNEDSSMIITTHLVRDIERIFDEVVFLSEGEIVLSGNAEELREEKGKSIDELYKEIFG